The following are from one region of the Indicator indicator isolate 239-I01 chromosome 14, UM_Iind_1.1, whole genome shotgun sequence genome:
- the EEA1 gene encoding early endosome antigen 1 — MLRRILQRTPGRGGSQSSDSDSSAAPGNAVDVNNEGSSEGFICPLCMKSHGSAEELFKHYEAVHNSGIESSHGGEGHLSPARDEVSLLRQEVQDLQASLKEERWYSEELKKELEKLQGQRQQDSKSDGLSTTTSTDSLERQLEEVQVENFNIKQMKDLFEQKAAQLATEIVDLKSKYDEELSLRESAEQKLTNLRQELQKERSAVEDLKTELLQRPGVEDVAVLKKELVQVQTLMDKMTLEREQQSEKLKDECKHLQAEQANAEATINQLRAELAKGPQEVAVYVQELQKLHSLVKELEQKNQGLTEKLLKKEQDYTQLEEKHTEVSVSRKNVQASLHQKDLDCQQLQAKLSTSEASIQRLQAELGEKGEASQKLKEELSEVETKYQHLKGECKQLQQQREEKEQHGLQLQSELSQLHSKLLETERQLGEAHGRLKEQRQLSSEKLMDKEQQVADLQLKLSRAEEQLKEKAANSTDLQHQLDKAKQQHQEQQTLQQNTTAKLREAQNDLEQVLRQIGDKDQKIQNLEALLQKSKENIALLEKEREDLYAKIQAGEGETAVLNQLQEKNHGLQMQVTQLTEKLKNQSESHKQAQENLHEQVQEQKSHLRAAQDRVLSLEANLTELTSQLNESKEKVCQLDVQVKAKTELLLSAEASKAAQRADLQNHLDTAQHALQDKQQELNKVSAQLEQVTATLSDKQEHCAQLEASLKEHKEKHLSLEQKTEELEGQLKKLEADILDAKASRDQTLQELQQQRQQAAGTELRAAELSQELQAAREAVSNAKMDLQKKSEALEQVKQQISKQEEEKASLKQNLEKSNQETSKQLKELESKMQAATSELQQVKSEKETLLKDLTATKEKLSKSSESFKKRKEELEKEIQKGKASVAELEKSYQEVKHQLQVQTESVAKERNELKNSLEKKEGISKQLSLELDSARAQVLEIQGLLKEKEKSEQHLQGKLRELKESFEQKKKHSESLQAELKTALLEKAELENKLQQQLILSAQELKTEKVKLADLQKTHEKQKENMEKLQLDLYGKESELLATRQDLKCTEDKLALAQEELVSSRNRIASSNQQIQELKKAKSTLEQDASKKEQQLGEKTKMLQDLQNDRILKEKDLANEKCKTTELQEMRSRLEKENAKLGEELRACKQEFEKEVTNLKDAKQLLIQQKLELQGKVDNVNSALEQERKNYQAAKDQLKKREEELKKECAETEAKLHAEKQEKEEGSRKHEEKEAKLSMQVTALNENLATMKKEWQSSQRRVSELEKQTDDLRGDIAVLEATVQNNQDERRALLERCIKSEGEIEKLQAKLVEMKKKLDNTTAAMQELGRENQSLQIKHTQALNRKWAEDNEVQNCMACGKGFSVTVRRHHCRQCGNIFCAECSAKNALTPSSKKPVRVCNTCFNDLQG, encoded by the exons GGCTTTATCTGTCCTCTCTGTATGAAGTCTCATGGATCAGCTGAGGAGCTGTTCAAGCACTATGAAGCAGTCCATAACTCTGGCATTGAGTCAAGCCATGGAGGGGAAGGTCATCTATCACCAGCAAG AGATGAAGTATCACTGCTCCGACAAGAGGTCCAAGACTTGCAAGCTTCACTGAAG gaggagaggtggtattcagaagagctgaagaaggAGCTAGAGAAATTGCAGGGGCAGCGGCAGCAA GACTCCAAGTCTGATGGATTGTCAACAACTACATCTACAG ACTCACTAGAACGTCAGCTGGAAGAGGTCCAGGTAGAAAACTTCAACATCAAGCAAATGAAAGACTTATTTGAGCAAAAAGCAGCCCAGCTGGCCACAGAGATTGTTG ATCTCAAATCAAAGTATGATGAAGAACTCAGCCTTCGGGAGAGTGCAGAACAGAAGCTGACAAACCTGAggcaagagctgcagaaggagaggagTGCAGTGGAAGACCTGAAGACAGAGCTG CTCCAAAGGCCTGGCGTGGAAGATGTGGCTGTCCTGAAAAAGGAGCTGGTCCAAGTTCAGACACTGATGGACAAGATGACTCTGGAACGTGAGCAGCAGTCTGAGAAGCTGAAGGATGAATGCAAGCacttgcaggcagagcaggcaaaTGCAGAG GCTACCATTAACCAGTTAAGAGCTGAACTTGCTAAAGGACCTCAGGAGGTGGCTGTGTATGTTCAGGAGCTGCAAAAACTTCACAGTTTAGTCAAAGAGCTTGAACAGAAAAACCAG GGTCTCActgagaagctgctgaagaaagAGCAGGACTACACCCAGCTAGAAGAAAAACACACTGAGGTGTCTGTGAGCAGGAAGAATGTTCAGGCAAGCTTGCATCAGAAAGACTTGGACTGCCAACAGCTCCAGGCAAAGCTCTCTACATCTGAAGCCTCCATACAGAGATTACAGGCAGAGCTAGGTGAGAAGGGGGAAGCAAGCCAGAAGCTTAAAGAAGAGTTGTCTGAAGTAGAGACAAAGTACCAGCATCTGAAGGGAGAATGtaaacagctccagcagcagagggaggaaaaagagcagCATGGCCTGCAGCTCCAAAGTGAGCTCAGCCAG TTGCACAGTAAGCTGCTGGAGACGGAGCGGCAGCTCGGGGAAGCTCACGGGCGGctgaaggagcagaggcagctctccAGTGAGAAGCTGATGGACAAGGAGCAGCAGGTGGCTGACCTGCAGTTAAAACTTTCTCGTGCTGAAGAGCAG ctaaaggagaaagcagcaaacTCTACAGATTTGCAACATCAGTTAGAtaaagccaagcagcagcaccaggagcagcagaCACTTCAGCAAAATACTACAGCAAAGCTGAGAGAAGCCCAG AACGATTTGGAGCAAGTACTGAGGCAAATTGGAGACAAGGACCAGAAAATTCAAAACCTGGAGGCTTTGCTtcaaaaaagcaaggaaaacattgctctgctggaaaaggaaagagaggactTGTATGCAAAAAttcaagctggggaaggagaaacTGCAGTCCTCaaccagctgcaggagaagaacCATGGGCTGCAGATGCAG gtAACTCAGCtgacagagaagctgaagaatCAATCAGAAAGTCACAAACAAGCCCAAGAAAATTTGCATGAGCAAGTGCAGGAGCAAAAGTCACACCTAAGAGCTGCCCAGGACCGGGTGCTGTCCCTGGAAGCAAACCTCACAGAACTCACCAGCCAGCTCAATGAGAGCAAAGAGAAagtctgccagctggatgtgcaG GTGAAAGCCAAGACTGagttgctgctttcagcagaagCTTCCAAAGCTGCCCAAAGAGCAGACCTGCAGAATCACCTGGACACTGCTCAGCATGCACTGCAAGATAAGCAGCAG GAGTTAAACAAGGTCAgtgctcagctggagcaggtgaCAGCTACGCTGAGTGACAAGCAGGAACACTGTGCTCAGCTGGAAGCCAGTCTCAAAGAGCACAAAGAGAAACATCTGTCTTTGGAACAGAAAACTGAAGAGCTGGAGGGGCAGCTAAAG aaactTGAAGCTGACATCCTTGATGCCAAAGCAAGCAGAGACCAaaccctgcaggagctgcagcagcagcggcagcaggcGGCAGGGACGGAGCTccgggcagcagagctgagtcaagagctgcaagcagcaagagaagc GGTGTCCAATGCTAAAATGGATTTGCAGAAGAAATCTGAGGCCCTTGAACAAGTGAAACAGCAAATTtccaagcaggaggaggagaaggccaGCCTCAAACAAAACCTGGAAAAATCAAATCAAGAGACAAGTAAACAACTGAAGGAGTTAGAGTCTAAAATGCAAGCAGCAacatcagagctgcagcaggtgaaatcagagaaggagactctgttGAAGGATCTTACAGCTACCAAAGAGAAGCTCTCCAAAAGTTCTGAATCcttcaaaaagagaaaggaggaattaGAAAAGGAAATCCAAAAAGGCAAAGCATCTGTAGCAGAGCTG GAAAAGTCTTACCAAGAAGTTAAACACCAACTCCAGGTCCAAACAGAATCTGTAGCTAAAGAGAGGAATGAACTGAAGAACTCCctggagaaaaaagaaggg ATTTCTAAGCAGCTGTCCCTAGAGCTGGACTCAGCACGGGCACAAGTACTGGAGATCCAGGGtctgctgaaggagaaagaaaagagtgagcagcacctccagggaaagctgagagagctCAAGGAGTCTtttgagcaaaagaaaaaacacagtgAGAGCCTGCAAGCTGAACTGAAAACTGCCCTTTTGGAGAAG gcagagctggagaataaactgcagcagcagttgatttTGTCAGCTCAGGAGCTCAAGACAGAGAAGGTGAAGCTGGCAGACCTGCAGAAGACCcatgaaaaacagaaggaaaacatggagaagctgcagctggacCTTTATGGGAAGGAGTCTGAGCTGCTGGCAACTAGGCAAGACCTGAAG TGCACAGAAGACAAGCTTGCCCTGGCTCAGGAGGAGTTGGTGTCCAGCAGAAATCGCATTGCTAGCAGCAATCAACAGATTCAGGAACTGAAGAAAGCAAAgtccacactggagcaggatgcatctaagaaggagcagcagctgggtgagAAGACCAAGATGTTGCAGGACCTTCAGAATGACAGG attttgaaagaaaaagaccTGGCTAATGAAAAATGTAAAACAACGGAGCTCCAGGAAATGAGGAGTagacttgaaaaagaaaatgccaaGCTGGGTGAAGAGCTCAGAGCCTGCAAGCAAGAATTTGAGAAG GAGGTGACAAATCTCAAGGATGCAAAGCAGCTCTTGATCCAACAGAAATTAGAGCTGCAGGGCAAAGTTGATAATGTGAATTCAGCTCTggaacaggagaggaaaaactACCAAGCTGCCAAGGATCAGCtgaaaaagagggaagaggagctgaAGAAAGAGTGTGCTGAAACTGAAGCTAAACTG CATGCAgagaaacaagagaaagaagaaggaagcaggaaacatgaggagaaggagGCCAAGCTCAGCATGCAGGTCACAGCCCTGAATGAGAACCTGGCTACCATGAAGAAAGagtggcagagcagccagaggaGAGTGAGTGAGCTGGAGAAGCAGACAGATGATCTGCGTGGGGACATTGCTGTCCTGGAGGCCACAGTGCAGAACAACCAGGATGAGAGAAGGGCACTGCTGGAGAG gtGTATAAAGAGTGAGGGAGAAATTGAAAAGCTTCAAGCCAAACTtgtagaaatgaagaaaaaactggacaacaccactgctgccatgcaggagctgggcagggaaaaCCAATCTCTGCAG ATCAAGCACACCCAGGCTCTCAACAGGAAATGGGCAGAAGACAATGAGGTGCAGAACTGCATGGCCTGTGGGAAAGGCTTCTCAGTGACAGTGAGAAGG caccactgcaggcAGTGTGGGAACATCTTCTGTGCAGAGTGCTCAGCAAAGAATGCCTTAACCCCTTCCTCCAAGAAGCCTGTCCGGGTCTGCAACACTTGCTTCAATGACTTGCAAGGGTGA